The Podospora pseudopauciseta strain CBS 411.78 chromosome 2 map unlocalized CBS411.78m_2, whole genome shotgun sequence genome has a window encoding:
- a CDS encoding uncharacterized protein (EggNog:ENOG503P7VJ), translated as MTNHNQAAGGPGSSLFQARRTRHDHAHSNHSPILLNHHNQHRHLHREFSQSLENPQQPQPNHHARSPSDAKLQPRQVVVVQTVSVVQYVDATGALVSLSTLRSDPVAPSPIDTLPAAVTAGLTTPDDLLPSVSLPDPTLDPSQDGTPTPTPPAVTEPEFSSSFQSTSVETLTSTPSGITPPFPILSSGNFNSSSTRLPPTIFTNSTLPALFSNSTRTSTSFFRSTTSSSSFTKSSTSSRTRLTSTTTSSAPTVVINGFGDDAGGVRGIPAPQPTADDTGSDPGPGLTPEARNAVVGGVVGSVAGIAIVALVLMFFLKWRKQQGRGIMLLGDGDSTIRGRGLGSGPSSGPSGGAGRMSQIRFPFAVPSALAKLNGNRAIEAPPAEPQEKGFYRVSGRKLVSVLESGGDGWSDPDPRNSVGTSYYRDSQAFLESSNLPPLQLGSPMRPESGVIVYHDGPARTPIEEHSPMSGGQRRSAFPNLLQVQDPVGRSINIQHAGSRVSQSRFTEDS; from the exons ATGACTAACCACAACCAAGCCGCTGGTGGCCCCGGGTCTTCACTCTTTCAGGCCCGCCGCACCCGCCACGATCACGCTCACAGCAACCactctcccatcctcctcaaccatcaCAACCAGCACCGACACCTGCACCGGGAGTTCTCTCAATCGCTCGAgaacccccaacaaccacaaccgaACCACCACGCTCGTTCCCCCTCCGATGCGAAACTGCAGCCGCGCCAGGTCGTTGTCGTCCAAACTGTTTCTGTCGTCCAATACGTCGATGCTACAGGCGCACTCGTTAGCCTTTCGACCCTTCGCTCGGATCCCGTCGCACCGTCGCCCATAGACACCCTCCCGGCAGCCGTCACTGCTGGCCTCACCACGCCCGACGACCTATTGCCCAGCGTGTCTCTCCCCGACCCGACGCTCGATCCCAGCCAGGATGGCACGCCGACGCCCACGCCTCCGGCCGTGACCGAGCCCGAGTTCTCATCTTCCTTCCAGTCAACGTCCGTCGAGACGCTGACGTCCACTCCTTCTGGCATAACGCCACCGTTTCCCATATTGTCCTCGGGGAACTTCAACTCCTCGTCTA CGCGCCTACCGCCCACAATCTTTACAAACAGCACACTACCAGCTCTCTTTTCAAACTCCACCAGGACCTCGACATCCTTCTTTCGTTCAACaacttcatcttcttcttttacCAAGAGCAGCACCAGCTCACGCACTCGACTGACTTCGACCACGACCTCGTCTGCCCCAACAGTAGTGATCAACGGGTTCGGCGATGATGCCGGCGGCGTAAGAGGCATCCCGGCACCGCAACCTACAGCGGACGACACTGGTTCTGATCCTGGCCCTGGACTGACCCCCGAGGCCAGAAATGCCGTGGTCGGTGGAGTGGTGGGCAGTGTTGCTGGTATCGCCATTGTGGCTTTGGTCTTGATGTTTTTCCTCAAGTGGAGGAAACAGCAGGGGCGAGGAATCATGCTGCTTGGGGATGGAGACAGCACAATTCGCGGCAGAGGTCTCGGATCCGGTCCATCATCTGGGCCCAGCGGAGGCGCAGGAAGAATGTCGCAGATCAGGTTCCCATTCGCCGTTCCATCCGCACTTGCCAAGCTAAACGGAAACCGAGCCATCGAGGCGCCACCGGCCGAACCACAAGAGAAGGGATTCTATCGCGTTTCTGGAAGGAAGTTGGTATCCGTCTTGGAGTcggggggggatggatggtCCGATCCGGATCCACGCAACAGTGTCGGCACGTCTTACTACAGGGACTCACAGGCCTTCCTCGAAAGTTcgaacctccctcccttgcAACTAGGCTCACCGATGCGACCCGAAAGCGGTGTTATCGTTTACCACGACGGCCCAGCACGAACGCCAATTGAGGAGCACTCGCCTATGTCGGGCGGTCAACGTCGTTCCGCATTTCCCAATCTGCTCCAGGTCCAGGATCCCGTTGGTCGAAGTATCAACATACAACACGCCGGATCTCGCGTCTCACAATCTCGATTCACCGAAGATTCATAG
- a CDS encoding uncharacterized protein (COG:T; EggNog:ENOG503NZ46), which yields MERTWSSESLDQEEEDDNNTHEPLSDIDEAGPSLSSSRYASLETHQPSNLAGGRSFSSGGNFQSSPVGSGFGPGIGPRRLQLPLPHSATFGGGRGGGNDSSATWTSSSGDLGGLSDTDEVGDRSEFVGEYNRLAAKYGVRGIVVVEGGGERQESPDRSPLQQQENNRHCSKRSWFSRTFLGRQVSGGSGVASLSGRSMTTTGAEGGEDQKGKKMVKHKRSMSDLAMHLVNGVMMRRDSLKDEDLQSLVRLCGKSFLYLPSEYAAGSLVLPTCFRATAQYLVQHAADTQGVFRIPGSVRVVNALYEYYCCAEGDKDEIASTIRCPNLPSHIKVGTHDVASTFKRLLAGLPGGILGSLALFDALVAIHSQLKGDPEFPRTKQTKLRARLIALAIGTVKSQFRRELICAVFGLLCLIGRTAEKTPREDELGRPLPTADLMGYNALGIVFGPLLVGDLIHGYTMRIANPNQGLVLFPITPPAARRERRKCKTSTDTEASHSRRGALSVDKIHVANSIAEMLIVHWREVVKHMKNLDVLKSSPTAISEQHARHQYRQQESLQDKAGGLRPSASESFVVRKPAEWGSGLRNRHSRQSEEGGSPIPPSPTPDARRASGGGPGRLGMSRSSLSVQRQRPRTGNARSSSQHRVGAMASMPLLSPTAEEPSLADPEATSPTGHHHNQNYHDAAGEQMYGYPPAPLETVQYAAMEEPLSLRQRPPPWAPGESVLTSSSTGAGTAGTRYPTPDNISMNVPEMPRGPSPASPTPTARRRLVISADSIRFKNDVTGSMRAEKKRLSQLSLNKRADNDDQFKGTAEMNTGNTGGPQRTKNKGCRVKRPSGSFSSARSRDRSSEDHQRGSSQDTARPIVVPGSFTVSSPARVENKGLRDDLPRSDVSGQKRSRLAAWRSRHRGASTDTESPSAQPTSPRFIPFRSRKSLGSSEQPGGSPTAGERRQQIGKERRSSQTRTSMSTISHDDDKVISTTSSGDIREKRLSRLDNARKKKSSPLPKTPQQSPDKRATTIAESTTPVAATPGTTVQHYLRPVTSVGSAVKAMAAMFESASKEEAFVPSPMQKVGGGSLDLKPSGVLAQYTVNPSPRKGVSPSKSMSPLKPPPPACQVKQIEMRKSESMPGEVVERGRTLVPPVVPVRRSKGSVEAAAVWGASPGRLRSPVEAEKMPGVVGEGSDELEAAMEKAKATGVVAGAEKGVDEEMVVTPAPPEREAPRRPSSEVTTPEHRVSFSRTTRNDDDSHVTVKEKWSAPSRASSFGDYPGFPEQQQEEEERSASRQKSQTIALEAQIRSLQMQLVEKSGQITQLTRELIVKADVGEECERLRERLREVEMERDMWKGRAEKAEERVGMFERARERARRAREVGGEGEGVGVLDGVDDFMEECYTGGYDEVGGWEQKGEVVSGYNQPAVVIEASEQQRQYLQPEQNTLSLHPSWNEQKKPVHSPSLSPMPSLELQQFEQRQAGEESFTERMKRRFRGLPREASSAIASIENSRSSAGSPYDMDEEYPAEILPFPPPPVPPRHRDRDRGDGADGNGDTSSMWRAAEEMFSGLKRQC from the exons ATGGAACGGACCTGGTCGAGCGAGTCACTTgatcaggaggaggaggatgacaacaacacccacgAACCTTTATCAGATATTGACGAGGCGGGGCCGTCactgtcgtcgtcgaggtaTGCCTCCCTCGAAACCCACCAGCCATCCAATCTCGCGGGAGGACGGTCGTTCAGCAGTGGGGGGAACTTTCAGAGTTCACCGGTTGGCAGTGGGTTTGGACCTGGGATAGGACCTAGGAGGTTACAGCTACCGCTTCCGCACTCGGCGActtttggtggtggaaggggaggagggaatgATAGCAGTGCGACGTGGACGAGCTCGAGcggggatttgggggggttgagcgATACGGATGAGGTGGGGGATAGGAGCGAGTTTGTGGGGGAGTATAACCGGTTGGCGGCGAAGTATGGGGTTAGGGGgattgtggtggttgagggtgggggggaaaggCAAGAGTCG CCGGATAGGTCGCCtttgcagcagcaggagaatAATCGACATTGTTCAAAGAGGAGTTGGTTTTCGAGGACGTTTCTGGGGAGGCAGGTCTCGGGTGGGAGTGGGGTTGCGAGTTTGAGTGGGCGGTCGATGACTACGACGGGggcggaagggggggaggatcaaaaggggaagaagatggtgaaGCATAAGAGGAGCATGAGTGATTTGGCCATGCATTTGGTGAatggggtgatgatgaggagggattCGCTCAAGGATGAGGACCTGCAGAGCTTGGTGAGGCTGTGCGGGAAGAGCTTCTTGTATCTGCCGAGCGAGTATGCGGCGGGATCGCTGGTGCTGCCGACGTGCTTTCGGGCGACGGCGCAATATCTGGTTCAGCATGCGGCGGATACTCAGGGGGTGTTTCGCATTCCGGGatcggtgagggtggtgaatgCGCTATATGAGTATTATTGCTGTGCCGAGGGGGACAAGGACGAGATTGCGAGTACGATTCGGTGTCCGAATCTGCCGAGTCATATCAAGGTTGGGACGCATGATGTGGCCTCGACGTTTAAACGGTTGCTGGCGGGACTGCCGGGGGGGATATTGGGGAGTTTAGCCTTGTTTGACGCCTTGGTGGCTATTCACAGTCAGCTGAAGGGGGATCCCGAGTTTCCGAGGACGAAGCAGACGAAgttgagggcgaggttgattGCGCTTGCTATTGGCACGGTCAAGTCGCAGTTCCGGAGGGAGTTGATTTGTGCGGTGTTTGGGTTGCTGTGTTTGATTGGGAGGACGGCGGAGAAGACTCCCAGGGAGGATGAACTGGGACGGCCGCTGCCTACGGCGGATTTGATGGGGTATAATGCTTTGGGGATTGTGTTTGGGCCGTTGCTGGTGGGGGATTTGATTCATGGGTATACGATGAGGATTGCGAATCCAAATCAGGGGCTGGTGTTGTTTCCTATTACGCCACCTGCTGCCAGAcgagagaggaggaagtgtAAAACGTCCACGGATACGGAGGCTAGTCATTCGCGGCGAGGGGCGTTGTCTGTTGACAAGATACATGTTGCGAACAGCATTGCCGAGATGCTGATTGTGCACTGGCGGGAGGTTGTCAAGCATATGAAGAACCTGGACGTGCTCAAGTCCAGCCCGACGGCAATCTCGGAGCAGCATGCTCGGCATCAGTACCGGCAGCAGGAGTCTCTGCAGGACAAGGCTGGTGGGCTCAGACCTTCTGCGTCTGAGTCGTTTGTGGTGAGAAAGCCTGCGGAATGGGGGAGCGGGCTGAGAAATCGTCACTCGAGGCAATccgaagaaggaggatcACCTATTCCGCCTAGTCCTACTCCTGACGCTA GACGAGCATCCGGTGGAGGGCCGGGACGACTCGGGATGAGCCGGTCTTCACTTTCGGTGCAGCGGCAACGGCCAAGGACTGGGAATGCTCGCTCTTCGTCCCAACATCGAGTTGGCGCGATGGCCTCCATGCCGTTGTTGTCGCCCACTGCTGAGGAGCCATCGCTCGCGGACCCGGAAGCAACATCCCCGACAGGCCATCACCATAATCAGAATTACCACGATGCCGCTGGTGAGCAGATGTATGGATACCCTCCCGCTCCTTTGGAAACCGTTCAGTATGCGGCCATGGAGgagcctctctctcttcgcCAACGACCCCCGCCTTGGGCTCCAGGAGAATCAGTGCTGACGAGCTCGTCAACCGGCGCCGGAACAGCAGGTACTCGTTATCCCACTCCAGACAACATCAGCATGAACGTCCCCGAGATGCCGAGAGGGCCCTCTCCTGCCTCTCCGACTCCGACGGCCAGACGTCGACTCGTGATCTCCGCAGATTCCATCCGATTTAAGAACGACGTGACGGGAAGCATGAGagcggagaagaagcggTTGAGTCAGCTGAGTTTGAACAAACGAGCAGACAATGACGACCAGTTTAAGGGTACGGCAGAGATGAATACAGGAAATACAGGAGGACCTCAACGTACCAAAAATAAGGGTTGTCGAGTAAAAAGACCATCTGGTTCCTTCAGCAGTGCTCGGAGCAGGGACCGGAGTTCCGAGGACCACCAAAGAGGATCATCTCAAGATACTGCAAGACCGATAGTCGTTCCGGGGTCCTTTACTGTGTCTTCGCCAGCTCGGGTGGAAAATAAGGGTCTGCGAGATGATTTACCGCGGAGCGATGTCTCTGGACAGAAACGGTCCAGGCTTGCGGCCTGGCGATCAAGGCACCGGGGTGCTTCAACGGATACTGAGAGTCCCTCTGCTCAGCCGACAAGTCCACGATTCATACCCTTTCGCTCGCGCAAGTCTCTTGGGTCGTCAGAGCAGCCCGGGGGATCTCCCACCGCCGGGGAGAGAAGGCAGCAGATCGgaaaggagaggaggtcgtCGCAAACTAGGACATCCATGAGCACCATTTcgcatgatgatgataaggTCATCAGCACGACGAGTAGTGGTGATATTAGGGAGAAGAGACTCTCGAGGCTGGACAATGCACGCAAGAAGAAGTCGTCTCCTCTACCCAAGACACCGCAGCAGAGCCCTGACAAGCGGGCAACGACGATCGCCGAGTCTACTACTCCTGTCGCTGCTACCCCTGGTACCACGGTGCAGCATTACCTAAGACCGGTCACGTCAGTCGGCAGCGCGGTCAAggccatggcggcgatgTTTGAGAGCGCGAGCAAAGAGGAGGCGTTTGTGCCGTCGCCTATGCAGaaggttggggggggaagCCTTGATTTGAAGCCGAGTGGGGTGTTGGCGCAGTATACGGTTAACCCTTcgccgaggaagggggtttcGCCGTCGAAGTCGATGTCGCCGTtgaagccgccgccgccagcttGTCAGGTTAAGCAGATTGAGATGAGGAAGTCTGAGAGTATGCCAGGGGAGGTGGTAGAGAGGGGACGGACGTTGGTGCCGCCTGTTGTGCCGGTGAGGAGGTCGAAGGGGAGTGTGGAGGCTGCGGCTGTTTGGGGGGCGAGTccggggaggttgaggagtccggttgaggctgagaagatgccgggggttgtgggggagggtAGCGATGAGCTTGAGGCTgcgatggagaaggcgaaggcTACTGGGGTTGTTGCGGGTgcggaaaagggggtggatgaggagatggtggtgacacCGGCTCCTCCTGAGCGGGAGGCACCTCGTAGGCCGAGTTCAGAGGTTACTACACCGGAACACCGTGTCAGCTTTTCCCGGACTACGAGAAACGATGACGACTCACACGTCACGGTCAAGGAGAAGTGGTCTGCACCTTCCAGAGCTTCGAGTTTTGGTGACTATCCAGGGTTTCCCGAGCAAcagcaggaagaagaggagcggAGTGCCAGCCGGCAGAAATCGCAGACGATTGCTCTGGAGGCTCAGATTCGCAGTTTGCAGATGCAGTTGGTGGAAAAGTCGGGGCAGATTACGCAGTTGACAAGGGAGTTGATTGTCAAGGCGGATGTCGGGGAGGAGTGcgagaggttgagggagaggttgagggaggtggaaaTGGAGAGGGATatgtggaaggggagggcggagaaggcggaggagagggttgggaTGTTTGAGAGGGCTAGGGAacgggcgaggagggccagggaggtggggggtgagggggagggagtaggggtgttggatggggtggatGATTTTATGGAGGAGTGTTATACTGGGGGGtatgatgaggttgggggttgggaacagaagggggaggtggtgagtggGTATAACCAGCCGGCGGTTGTTATTGAGGCGTCGGAGCAACAGCGTCAGTATCTACAACCGGAACAAAACACCCTGTCTCTTCACCCCAGTTGGAACGAACAGAAGAAACCCGTCCACAGTCCTTCTCTCAGCCCGATGCCATCTTTAGAACTGCAGCAGTTTGAGCAAAGACAAGCAGGAGAGGAAAGTTTTACGGAAAGGATGAAGAGAAGGTTTAGAGGTTTGCCGAGGGAGGCGAGCAGTGCTATTGCTAGTATTGAGAACAGTAGGAGTAGTGCGGGGAGTCCGTATGATATGGATGAGGAGTATCCTGCGGAGATCTTGCCTTTTCCGCCTCCGCCTGTACCACCCAGGCATAGGGATAGGGACCGTGGGGATGGGGCTGATGGGAATGGAGATACGAGTAGTATGTggagggcggcggaggagatgtTTAGTGGGCTCAAGAGGCAGTGTTAG
- the SNF4 gene encoding AMP-activated serine/threonine-protein kinase regulatory subunit (EggNog:ENOG503NXN4; COG:C; BUSCO:EOG0926374A) gives MEDDTRTPAEKAHPGPATEGSAPVASSPTTTSAAGTNSSGPLPLRHGHELPFVAAPSSYLRPKPISRTMSDNRASGPLDKEQMQGLRGVREFLKVRTSYDVLPLSFRLVVLDNNLLIKKSLNILIQNGIVSAPLWDSQNSAFAGLLTSTDFINVIQYYCQFPDEIAHIDQFRLSSLRDIERAIGVLPLETVSVHPMRPLYEACRRMLKTRARRIPLVDRDDETGREMVVSVITQYRILKFIAVNNEQYTMLLKKPVRELGLGTYKDLATATMGSSVLDVIHLMVKYNISAVPIIDKDNRVLNLFEAVDVIPCIKGGAYDELSATVGEALSRRAEEFGGIYTCNEDDRLDAIFDTIRKSRVHRLIVVDDDNRLKGIISLSDILKYVLLYGEEDDDIRGN, from the exons ATGGAAGACGACACTCGTACGCCCGCCGAAAAGGCACATCCTGGACCTGCCACCGAGGGCAGTGCTCCTGttgcctcctctcccaccacaacctctgCGGCTGGAACCAATTCCAGTGGCCCGCTGCCGCTGCGACATGGTCACGAGCTCCCCTTTGTCGCGGCCCCGTCCTCCTACTTGCGTCCAAAGCCCATCAGTCGCACAATGTCGGATAATAGAGCCTCAGGTCCGCTGGACAAGGAGCAGATGCAGGGTCTG AGAGGGGTGCGCGAGTTCCTCAAGGTCCGGACGAGTTACGATGTCTTGCCTCTGTCCTTCCGTTTGGTTGTGCTCGATAACAACCTGCTCATCAAGAAGAGCTTGAACATTCTCATACAAAACG GCATCGTGTCAGCGCCGCTCTGGGATTCGCAGAACTCAGCCTTTGCCGGCCTGCTGACGAGCACCGACTTTATCAATGTCATTCAGTACTACTGCCAGTTCCCTGACGAGATTGCGCACATCGATCAGTTCCGCCTGAGCAGTCTTCGAG ACATTGAAAGGGCGATTGGCGTGCTGCCGCTCGAAACGGTGTCGGTTCATCCTATGCGCCCCTTGTATGAGGCATGTCGGCGCATGCTCAAAACGAGAGCCAGGAGGATCCCATTGGTAGATCGGGACGACGAGACGGGAAGGGAGATGGTTGTCAGCGTCATCACGCAGTACCGCATCCTCAAGTTCATCGCCGTCAACAACGAACAGTACACCATGTTGCTGAAAAAGCCCGTCCGAGAGCTTGGGCTGGGCACCTACAAGGACCTGGCGACGGCCACCATGGGCAGTTCGGTTCTCGACGTTATTCACCTCATGGTCAAGTACAACATCTCGGCGGTGCCCATCATCGACAAGGACAACAGGGTTCTGAACCTGTTTGAGGCGGTCGATGTGATACCCTGCATCAAGGGTGGCGCCTACGACGAGCTGAGCGCCACGGTGGGCGAGGCGCTGTCCAGACGGGCCGAAGAATTCGGTGGCATCTACACGTGCAATGAGGATGACCGGCTGGATGCCATCTTTGACACCATTCGGAAGTCACGGGTGCATCGGTTGATTGTGGTGGATGACGATAACCGTCTCAAGGGCATCATTTCACTATCGGACATTCTAAAGTATGTTTTGCTctatggcgaggaggacgacgacattCGGGGGAATTAG
- the VAC8 gene encoding Vacuolar protein 8 (COG:U; EggNog:ENOG503NU9V; BUSCO:EOG09261JUE) yields MGVCNSTCCGGKSRDGLYENVLADNEREAVADLLQYLENRGETDFFSGEPLRALSTLVFSDNIDLQRSASLTFAEITERDVRAVDRDTLGPILFLLENSDIEVQRAASAALGNLAVNTDNKVLIVQLGGLQPLIRQMMSPNVEVQCNAVGCITNLATHEDNKAKIARSGALGPLTRLAKSKDMRVQRNATGALLNMTHSDENRQQLVNAGAIPVLVQLLSSADVDVQYYCTTALSNIAVDAANRRKLAQSETRLVQSLVHLMDSSSPKVQCQAALALRNLASDEKYQLEIVRTNGLGALLRLLQSSYLPLILSAVACIRNISIHPSNESPIIEAGFLKPLVDLLGSTDNEEIQCHAISTLRNLAASSDRNKSLVLEAGAVQKCKQLVLEVPVTVQSEMTAAIAVLALSDELKTHLLELGVFEVLIPLTKSPSIEVQGNSAAALGNLSSKVGDYSMFIQSWTDPCDGIHGYLSRFLASGDATFQHIAIWTLLQLVESEDKKLIGLIGKSTDIMEMMKQIANRQVESDNELEDDDEGEVVSLAQRCLELLGQGASKSHIEG; encoded by the exons ATGGGTGTCTGTAATTCTACTTGCTGTGGAG GCAAATCCCGCGATGGGTTATACGAAAATGTCCTCGCCGACAACGAAAGAGAGGCCGTAGCCGACCTTCTTCAATACCTTGAAAAC CGTGGAGAGACCGATTTCTTCTCCGGTGAACCTCTTCGAGCTCTGAGCACTCTCGTCTTCTCAGACAACATCGACCTGCAACGAAGCGCGAGTTTGACATTCGCCGAGATCACAGAACGAG ACGTACGAGCCGTCGACCGCGACACCCTCGGGCCTATTCTCTTCCTTCTGGAGAACTCGGACATCGAGGTACAACGAGCGGCTAGTGCCGCGCTGGGAAATCTTGCCGTCAACA CGGATAACAAGGTTCTGATTGTTCAGCTTGGTGGTCTCCAACCCCTTATCCGGCAAATGATGTCGCCAAACGTCGAGGTTCAGTGCAACGCCGTCGGGTGTATCACCAATTTGGCTACCCATGAGGATaacaaggccaagatcgCACGGTCTGGTGCCCTTGGTCCATTGACACGCCTCGCCAAATCGAAGGATATGAGGGTACAGAGGAATGCCACCGGGGCTTTGCTCAATATGACACATTCCG ACGAAAACCGGCAACAACTAGTGAATGCTGGTGCCATCCCCGTCCTCGTCCAGCTTCTTTCCTCGGCCGACGTGGACGTCCAATATTATTGCACGACAGCCTTGAGCAATATTGCTGTCGATGCCGCCAACAGGCGGAAGTTGGCGCAGTCCGAGACCAGGCTTGTGCAGTCCTTGGTACACTTGATGGATTCATCATCGCCAAAGGTACAATGCCAAGCCGCCCTGGCACTTCGAAATCTCGCCTCGGACGAAAAGTACCAGCTCGAAATCGTCCGCACCAATGGTCTTGGGGCTCTCCTCCGTCTACTTCAGTCTTCTTACCTGCCTTTAATCTTGTCCGCAGTCGCATGCATACGCAATATCTCCATCCATCCTTCAAACGAGTCGCCAATTATCGAAGCCGGATTTCTCAAGCCACTGGTTGACCTCCTCGGTTCTACTGATAACGAGGAGATCCAGTGCCATGCGATCTCAACGCTTCGAAATCTTGCCGCCAGCTCTGACCGTAACAAGTCGCTCGTGCTCGAGGCGGGCGCCGTACAGAAGTGCAAGCAGCTTGTACTCGAGGTTCCAGTAACGGTTCAATCCGAGATGACGGCTGCTATCGCTGTTCTCGCCCTGAGTGACGAGCTCAAGACACATCTGCTGGAGCTTGGCGTCTTTGAGGTTTTGATTCCACTCACGAAGTCACCCAGCATTGAGGTTCAAGGAAACAGTGCTGCCGCCCTGGGCAACCTGTCATCCAAAG TGGGCGATTATTCGATGTTCATCCAGAGCTGGACAGATCCTTGTGACGGCATTCACGGCTACCTCAGCAGGTTTCTCGCCAGCGGAGATGCCACCTTTCAGCACATCGCGATCTGGACGCTGCTTCAGCTTGTTGAATCCGAGGATAAGAAGCTTATTGGGCTCATCGGCAAGTCCACGGATATCATGGAAATGATGAAGCAAATTGCCAACCGACAGGTCGAGTCGGACAACGAGCtcgaagacgacgatgaaggcgAGGTTGTCAGCCTCGCTCAGCGCTGCTTGGAGTTGTTGGGTCAGGGTGCGTCGAAGAGTCATATTGAGGGTTGA
- a CDS encoding uncharacterized protein (MEROPS:MER0000597; COG:U; EggNog:ENOG502WKMA), whose amino-acid sequence MSSLYRLRAITRPHNLSPRRPLTRLSLTQPHPFRPSPTSPAQTNLSPPQKSYSTATTSPENTQPQHQHRQQNNHHDQNQQSQNEPTPPFPPLHPLRLLLSYLKLLALAHLIWNNLLSLAPAQGPSMLATYPITGTWHLTSRLSRLGRNLSVGDIVTFTLPDRPSAIGVKRVIGLPGDYVLIGTPGPAADDALMLQVPEGHVYLVGDNLPASNDSRIFGPVPLGLIRGKVIASMEPSFTRGPFANFEWVRNPMKKTEPPTREEVLAARDLE is encoded by the exons ATGTCGAGTCTCTACCGGTTACGAGCCATTACCCGGCCACACAACCTCTCACCTCGCAGACCACTCACCCGGCTCTCACTCACACAACCACACCCATTCAgaccctcacccacctcaccaGCACAGACCAAcctctcaccaccccaaaAGTCTTACAGCACCGCCACTACAAGTCCCGAAAatacccaaccccaacatcaacaccgccAGCAAAACAATCACCATGATCAAAACCAACAATCACAAAAcgaaccaaccccccccttcccccccctccaccccctccgcctcctcctctcctacCTCAAACTCCTTGCCCTCGCCCACCTAATCTGgaacaacctcctctccctcgccccaGCCCAAGGCCCCTCAATGCTAGCCACCTACCCCATTACAGGAACCTGGCACCTCACCTCCCGCCTCTCCCGCCTCGGCCGCAACCTCTCCGTAGGCGACATAGTaaccttcaccctccccgaccGCCCATCCGCCATCGGCGTAAAGCGCGTCATCGGCCTCCCAGGCGACTACGTCCTCATCGGCACCCCCGGCCCAGCAGCAGACGACGCTCTCATGTTACAA GTCCCAGAAGGCCACGTCTACCTAGTAGGCGACAACCTCCCAGCCTCAAACGACTCCCGCATCTTCGGCCCCGTCCCCCTAGGCCTCATAAGAGGCAAGGTCATCGCCTCAATGGAACCCTCCTTCACAAGAGGCCCTTTTGCCAATTTCGAGTGGGTCAGGAACCCAATGAAAAAGACTGAGCCGCCTACTagagaggaggttttggcggCAAGGGACTTGGAATGA